A section of the Polynucleobacter sp. AP-Sving-400A-A2 genome encodes:
- the thiC gene encoding phosphomethylpyrimidine synthase ThiC: MSDTNTKSKQEIPSLKSLERDFGQKFAYPASTKTYLEGSRPDIKAPIRMIEQLSTRVGEEMVPNPPVPVYDTSGPYSDPEIVINLEKGLPLLRKNWIEERGDTVQLTGPSSEYGVARSQDVATQNLRFGHINPPRVAKAGQNVSQMYYARKGIVTPEMEYVALRESMGLEQLRKNPEYKQLLKQHPGKSYGANLPDIVTGEFVRSEIAAGRAIIPANINHPELEPMIIGRNFRVKINGNLGNSAVTSSINEEVEKMVWSIRWGADTIMDLSTGKHIHETREWIIRNSPVPIGTVPIYQALDKTGGIAEDLTWEMFRDTLVEQAEQGVDYFTIHAGVLLRYVPLTADRITGIVSRGGSIMAKWCLAHHKENFLYTKFDEICEIMQAYDVSFSLGDGLRPGCIADSNDAAQFGELHTLGELTAKAWKHDVQVMIEGPGHVPMQRIEENMTEELKHCLEAPFYTLGPLITDIAPGYDHITSGIGAAQIGWYGTAMLCYVTPKEHLGLPDKEDVRTGIITYKIAAHGADLAKGLPGAQVRDNALSKARFEFRWEDQFNLGLDPERAREYHDATLPAEGAKIAHFCSMCGPKFCSMKITQEVRDYAATLDADGNPKSKVIPITAEASTDPQKGMEEMSAEFRKRGSEIYQ, encoded by the coding sequence ATGAGCGATACCAACACAAAATCAAAACAAGAAATTCCTAGCTTAAAAAGCTTAGAGCGTGACTTTGGCCAAAAATTTGCCTACCCCGCCTCTACTAAAACCTACCTAGAAGGTTCGCGTCCAGATATCAAAGCGCCGATTCGTATGATCGAGCAATTATCAACACGTGTTGGTGAGGAGATGGTTCCCAATCCTCCTGTACCTGTTTATGACACATCAGGTCCTTACAGCGATCCGGAGATCGTGATCAATCTTGAAAAAGGTTTACCTTTGTTGCGTAAGAACTGGATTGAGGAGCGTGGTGACACAGTTCAGCTGACTGGACCAAGCTCTGAATACGGTGTTGCCCGCTCTCAAGATGTGGCTACACAGAATTTGCGTTTCGGCCATATCAATCCTCCGCGTGTCGCTAAAGCGGGTCAGAATGTGAGCCAAATGTATTACGCCCGCAAAGGCATCGTGACGCCTGAAATGGAATATGTGGCTTTACGTGAATCTATGGGTCTTGAGCAATTACGCAAGAATCCGGAATACAAACAACTACTCAAGCAACACCCTGGCAAGAGCTACGGCGCAAATCTGCCTGACATCGTTACTGGTGAATTCGTGCGCTCTGAAATCGCTGCCGGTCGCGCAATTATTCCAGCCAACATTAATCACCCAGAACTCGAGCCAATGATTATCGGTCGTAACTTCCGCGTCAAGATTAACGGCAACTTAGGTAACTCTGCTGTGACTTCTTCTATTAATGAAGAAGTAGAAAAAATGGTGTGGTCAATCCGTTGGGGTGCAGATACCATCATGGATCTTTCTACAGGCAAGCATATTCATGAAACTCGTGAGTGGATTATTCGCAACTCGCCAGTTCCAATTGGTACCGTTCCAATCTACCAAGCGCTCGATAAGACCGGCGGTATTGCAGAAGACCTTACCTGGGAAATGTTCCGCGATACACTAGTAGAACAGGCTGAGCAAGGTGTGGACTACTTCACCATTCATGCGGGCGTGTTACTGCGCTATGTGCCTTTAACAGCTGATCGTATTACTGGCATCGTCTCTCGTGGCGGCTCCATCATGGCGAAGTGGTGTTTGGCCCACCATAAAGAAAACTTCCTCTATACGAAGTTTGATGAAATTTGCGAAATCATGCAAGCCTATGACGTGTCATTTAGCTTGGGTGATGGCTTGCGCCCTGGCTGTATTGCTGACTCCAATGATGCTGCCCAGTTTGGTGAGTTGCATACTCTTGGTGAACTTACTGCCAAAGCCTGGAAGCATGATGTACAAGTCATGATTGAAGGTCCTGGTCACGTACCAATGCAGCGCATTGAGGAAAATATGACTGAAGAGTTGAAGCACTGCCTAGAGGCGCCCTTCTACACTCTCGGACCATTGATTACCGATATCGCCCCTGGTTACGATCACATCACCAGCGGTATCGGTGCTGCGCAAATTGGTTGGTATGGTACAGCGATGCTTTGCTATGTCACACCAAAAGAGCATTTAGGTTTGCCAGATAAAGAAGATGTCCGCACCGGCATCATCACCTACAAAATTGCAGCCCATGGTGCAGACTTGGCCAAAGGTTTGCCGGGTGCTCAAGTGCGCGATAACGCTTTATCAAAAGCCCGTTTTGAATTCCGCTGGGAAGACCAATTTAATCTTGGTTTAGATCCTGAGCGTGCTCGTGAGTACCACGACGCTACCTTGCCTGCAGAAGGCGCGAAGATTGCGCACTTCTGCTCAATGTGTGGACCGAAGTTCTGCTCAATGAAGATCACGCAAGAAGTACGTGACTACGCTGCCACATTGGATGCGGACGGTAATCCAAAGTCCAAAGTCATTCCAATTACTGCAGAAGCATCTACCGATCCACAAAAAGGCATGGAAGAGATGTCAGCTGAGTTCCGTAAGCGCGGTAGCGAGATTTATCAGTAA
- a CDS encoding NADP-dependent oxidoreductase produces the protein MNTKIILRNRPNQTVTQDNFECIDADIEPLRSGQVLVLNQWLSLDPYVRGRMSERKSYAPSMALGDVVMGEGIGIVLDSRSDQFKAGDKVIGMLGWQTHAVMNCAAIKLIPEIPFSETWLLGAAGMPGITAWIGMMDICKPQASETILISSAAGSVGSVAGQLAKLQGAHVIGVAGSEEKCAYVQNVLDFDHCLSYKHSNLAYYLNKHAPNGIDGVFENVGGALFDSLIPQMNPFSRIAICGLIAEGLEERLHSINLRTLLANRMLIQGFIVSDHMSRWREIQKQLIGLIDEQKIQVHEKITENLQNAPQTFIDLLEGRCLGKQIIKLS, from the coding sequence ATGAATACAAAAATTATTCTGCGTAACAGGCCAAATCAAACCGTAACACAAGATAACTTTGAATGCATTGACGCCGATATAGAGCCTCTCAGGAGCGGCCAAGTCCTGGTTCTAAATCAATGGCTTTCGCTTGACCCCTATGTGCGCGGCAGAATGAGTGAGCGCAAATCATATGCACCCTCAATGGCGCTTGGCGATGTTGTCATGGGCGAAGGCATTGGAATCGTCTTAGATTCACGGTCCGATCAATTTAAAGCGGGGGATAAGGTGATTGGCATGCTGGGATGGCAAACCCATGCCGTCATGAATTGCGCTGCAATCAAGCTCATTCCTGAAATTCCATTTTCGGAAACCTGGCTTCTGGGAGCTGCAGGAATGCCGGGGATCACCGCCTGGATTGGAATGATGGATATTTGCAAGCCCCAAGCCAGTGAAACCATCCTCATTAGCTCTGCCGCAGGATCCGTAGGGAGTGTTGCCGGCCAACTTGCCAAACTACAGGGAGCTCATGTCATTGGAGTTGCAGGCTCTGAGGAAAAATGCGCTTATGTGCAGAATGTATTGGATTTTGATCACTGCCTATCCTATAAACACAGTAATTTGGCTTACTACTTAAATAAGCATGCCCCCAATGGTATCGATGGGGTGTTTGAAAATGTCGGAGGTGCCTTATTTGACAGTCTGATTCCTCAAATGAACCCCTTCTCCCGCATTGCCATCTGCGGACTGATTGCTGAAGGCCTTGAGGAGCGTCTCCACAGCATCAATCTGCGCACCTTACTAGCCAATCGCATGTTAATTCAGGGTTTTATCGTCTCTGATCACATGTCTCGCTGGCGGGAAATCCAAAAACAACTGATAGGTCTAATAGACGAACAAAAGATCCAGGTCCATGAAAAAATCACTGAAAACCTACAAAACGCACCCCAGACCTTCATTGATCTGCTTGAGGGCAGGTGTTTGGGTAAACAAATAATCAAGCTATCCTAA
- a CDS encoding NAD-dependent succinate-semialdehyde dehydrogenase — protein sequence MSAVNHISSLLKDKNLLKGDAFIGGKWLQAKSGKVFSVTNPATGEEIAQVPNLDVADALDAVALAETAFTQWRTKTGKERAAVMRKWFDLITEHTEDLGIIMSLEQGKPLVEAKGEIHYGSSFIEWFAEEAKRVTGAIPSSTWEDKRLMVLKQPIGVCVAITPWNFPSAMITRKVSPALAAGCSIVIKPAEQTPLSALALAELASRAGVPDGVINILTADAHNSIAIGKALCDSQVVKHLSFTGSTEVGKLLMMQCAPTVKKIALELGGHAPFIVFEDANIDNAVAGAMFAKYRNAGQACVAANRFYVHKKVHNEFVEKFAAATKGLKVGHGLEPGVTQGPLIDEHALAKVQRHIADAVAKGATLVTGGKSSERGGTFFEPTILANVSNSMLVVTEETFGPVAPVIPFESDEEVVKLANNSQFGLASYFYSRDIGRIWKVAEALEFGMVGVNTGLFSNEVAPFGGVKQSGLGREGSSWGIDEYLEMKYVCVGL from the coding sequence ATGTCAGCAGTAAATCACATTAGTTCGTTATTGAAAGATAAAAATCTCCTGAAGGGCGATGCATTTATCGGCGGTAAATGGCTTCAAGCTAAATCTGGCAAAGTTTTTTCAGTAACTAATCCTGCAACTGGCGAAGAAATCGCTCAGGTTCCCAATCTCGATGTTGCTGATGCACTGGACGCTGTTGCATTAGCTGAAACTGCATTTACGCAATGGCGCACAAAAACTGGTAAGGAGCGCGCTGCAGTTATGCGCAAGTGGTTTGACTTAATCACAGAGCACACCGAAGATCTTGGAATCATTATGTCTTTGGAGCAGGGTAAGCCTTTGGTTGAAGCTAAAGGCGAGATTCATTATGGATCTTCATTTATTGAGTGGTTTGCTGAAGAGGCGAAACGAGTCACTGGCGCCATTCCTAGCTCAACTTGGGAAGACAAGCGTTTGATGGTTCTCAAGCAACCTATTGGAGTGTGCGTAGCAATTACTCCTTGGAACTTCCCTAGTGCCATGATTACTAGAAAAGTATCTCCAGCACTGGCAGCAGGTTGCTCTATTGTGATCAAGCCTGCTGAACAAACACCATTGTCAGCATTGGCATTGGCTGAACTCGCTTCTCGTGCAGGCGTCCCTGATGGCGTGATCAATATTTTGACCGCGGATGCTCACAATTCCATCGCGATTGGTAAAGCACTTTGTGACTCTCAAGTAGTTAAGCATCTCTCGTTCACTGGATCCACTGAGGTTGGCAAGTTGCTAATGATGCAGTGCGCCCCAACAGTGAAAAAGATTGCTCTTGAGTTAGGTGGTCATGCGCCATTTATTGTTTTTGAAGATGCCAACATTGACAATGCGGTTGCTGGCGCTATGTTTGCTAAGTACCGTAATGCTGGCCAAGCTTGTGTTGCAGCCAATCGCTTTTATGTGCATAAAAAAGTCCATAACGAATTTGTTGAAAAGTTTGCTGCTGCTACAAAAGGACTCAAAGTGGGTCATGGTTTAGAGCCTGGGGTGACTCAAGGCCCCTTGATCGATGAGCATGCACTGGCTAAAGTCCAGAGACATATTGCTGATGCAGTAGCTAAGGGGGCGACCTTGGTTACCGGCGGCAAGTCTTCTGAGCGAGGCGGTACTTTTTTTGAGCCCACCATTTTGGCAAATGTAAGTAATTCCATGCTAGTGGTAACTGAAGAAACCTTTGGGCCAGTTGCCCCAGTCATTCCTTTTGAGTCTGATGAAGAGGTTGTCAAGCTCGCCAATAACAGCCAGTTTGGATTGGCTTCTTATTTCTATAGCCGTGATATCGGTCGCATCTGGAAAGTGGCTGAGGCTCTGGAGTTTGGCATGGTCGGGGTCAACACCGGCCTCTTTTCTAACGAGGTTGCCCCATTTGGCGGTGTTAAGCAATCCGGCTTAGGTAGAGAAGGCAGCTCTTGGGGTATTGATGAATACCTCGAGATGAAGTATGTCTGCGTAGGCCTATAA
- a CDS encoding NUDIX hydrolase family protein, whose product MHKLNTKLTSSTVAALEELLQNTARPAPPDYLPIYFLGGYTTGQVIGHISPDFTAYLLEFLVKNPIPYIEMGHDRLTIHHARPVELSESLSQMADRMRQGGFIPGWRNENFAWIDQNGHEYFRLERSAFRAFGFRSMATHINGHTKAGNLWLGRRSETKSTDPGRLDNLAAGGVGADETPWVNARRELWEEAGVPPQISDQIEPVGRIHMRRTIPGRGFHDEQLYVYDLELADNFVPTNHDGEVSGFIEISLSEAAARILADEFTSDAALVTADFILRNTRTD is encoded by the coding sequence ATGCATAAGCTCAATACCAAGCTCACCAGCAGCACTGTCGCTGCACTAGAGGAATTACTCCAAAATACGGCAAGGCCAGCTCCGCCCGATTACTTACCCATCTATTTTTTAGGTGGCTACACAACTGGACAGGTTATTGGGCATATAAGCCCTGATTTCACGGCCTATTTACTCGAATTCTTAGTAAAAAACCCAATCCCTTATATAGAAATGGGCCACGATCGCCTGACTATTCACCATGCAAGGCCTGTGGAGCTTTCTGAAAGCCTTTCGCAAATGGCTGATCGGATGCGCCAAGGTGGATTTATTCCAGGGTGGAGGAATGAGAATTTCGCTTGGATTGACCAAAATGGTCACGAATACTTCCGTTTAGAGCGCTCTGCCTTCCGTGCTTTTGGCTTTCGCAGCATGGCAACCCACATCAACGGCCATACCAAGGCGGGCAATCTATGGCTTGGGCGACGGAGCGAAACCAAATCTACTGACCCTGGTCGTCTTGATAACTTGGCCGCAGGCGGTGTTGGGGCAGATGAAACCCCTTGGGTAAATGCCCGCAGGGAGTTATGGGAAGAAGCGGGTGTACCACCCCAGATCTCCGATCAAATTGAGCCCGTGGGTCGCATCCACATGCGTCGCACTATCCCAGGACGGGGCTTTCATGATGAGCAGCTCTATGTTTACGACCTAGAACTGGCGGATAACTTTGTACCCACCAATCATGACGGTGAAGTGAGCGGTTTTATTGAAATCTCGCTTTCAGAGGCTGCAGCCCGTATTTTGGCTGATGAATTCACTAGCGATGCCGCTTTGGTTACAGCGGATTTCATTTTGCGTAATACCAGGACAGACTAA
- a CDS encoding thiazole synthase yields MTAPLPNPLNTADPLVLYGETFASRLLLGTSRYPSPQVLENAVKQSNPGMITVSLRRQGTSTTEAHSGFWDLLKKMAVPVLPNTAGCHSPKEVITTAQMAREVFETNWIKLELIGDDYTLQPDTLRLVATAETLINDGFKVLPYCTEDLILCQRLVDVGCQAVMPWAAPIGTGQGPLNPYALKLLRDRLKVPLLVDAGLGLPSHACSVMEWGFDGVLLNTAVALADDPVAMAKAFAMSVDAGRTAFLSGAMKAQQSAQASTPLVGTPFWHQS; encoded by the coding sequence ATGACTGCACCATTACCAAACCCCTTAAATACAGCCGATCCTTTGGTGCTGTATGGCGAGACCTTTGCTAGTCGCCTATTGCTAGGAACCTCGCGCTATCCTTCACCACAGGTCTTAGAAAATGCAGTGAAGCAATCTAATCCTGGAATGATTACGGTCAGTCTGCGTCGGCAAGGGACATCAACTACAGAAGCGCACTCCGGCTTTTGGGATCTTTTAAAGAAAATGGCTGTGCCGGTTTTACCAAATACTGCAGGATGTCATAGTCCAAAAGAGGTAATTACTACCGCGCAGATGGCACGTGAGGTATTTGAGACGAATTGGATTAAGTTAGAGCTCATCGGCGATGACTACACTTTGCAACCGGATACTTTACGTTTAGTTGCCACTGCGGAAACTTTGATCAATGATGGCTTCAAGGTCTTGCCTTATTGCACTGAAGATCTGATTTTGTGCCAACGCTTGGTGGATGTAGGATGCCAGGCAGTGATGCCATGGGCTGCTCCAATTGGTACTGGTCAAGGCCCTTTAAATCCTTATGCATTAAAACTCTTACGTGATCGCTTAAAAGTTCCGCTACTAGTGGATGCTGGCCTAGGTCTACCTTCGCATGCATGCAGTGTGATGGAGTGGGGTTTTGATGGTGTCTTACTCAACACGGCTGTTGCATTGGCTGATGACCCAGTGGCGATGGCTAAAGCATTTGCGATGTCAGTCGATGCTGGTCGCACTGCCTTCCTCTCTGGTGCCATGAAAGCCCAACAGTCTGCTCAAGCTAGTACGCCTTTAGTTGGCACGCCTTTTTGGCATCAAAGTTAA
- the thiS gene encoding sulfur carrier protein ThiS: MHIMVNQIAKEVPDQCTIDDVLLLIDAKPPFAVAVNYEFVPKTRHAEEVLREGDEMEVIAPVTGG, from the coding sequence ATGCACATAATGGTCAATCAAATTGCCAAAGAGGTTCCGGATCAATGCACGATTGATGATGTATTACTACTCATCGATGCAAAGCCACCCTTTGCTGTTGCCGTTAATTATGAATTTGTACCCAAGACCAGGCATGCAGAAGAAGTGTTGCGTGAAGGCGATGAGATGGAAGTGATTGCACCAGTGACTGGCGGCTAA
- a CDS encoding FAD-dependent oxidoreductase, with the protein MSHVFSNGKYAIVGAGLMGRLLAVALAKRGAQVELFEKGGSDGNLAAARIAAAMLAPLAESAITEDNVVRMGVHSLPRWKQLIDELAKPVFFQQDGTLILWHRQDSSDAERFASHLERNCDHNQALSKPIHLDSQSLAEIEPGVAERFTQGLYLPNEGQLDNRQLLEALLVELTLMKVPCHWSQAADPEQLRTHKNGFDWVIDCRGLGAKVSWEHAGNSARDLRGVRGEVIRLHAPEVKLRRPTRLIHPRYPIYIAPKEDDVYVVGATEIESEDLSPMSVRSALELLSAVYTVHSGFAEARILEMATQCRPTLKDNLPEISVDRKPNQAGLMMINGLYRHGFMISPAILDCALEILDCGSCSIAIDLGLQVTASADQELSTCT; encoded by the coding sequence GTGAGTCACGTATTCTCAAACGGCAAATACGCCATCGTTGGTGCCGGCCTCATGGGTCGGCTACTAGCGGTCGCGCTTGCTAAACGCGGCGCTCAGGTTGAGCTGTTTGAGAAAGGTGGTTCGGATGGCAACTTAGCGGCAGCTCGCATTGCGGCTGCTATGTTGGCTCCATTAGCAGAGTCTGCTATTACGGAAGATAACGTGGTGCGCATGGGTGTTCATAGTCTGCCGCGCTGGAAGCAACTCATCGATGAATTAGCCAAGCCAGTATTCTTTCAACAAGATGGCACTCTGATCTTATGGCATCGTCAAGATAGCAGTGATGCAGAGCGCTTTGCCTCCCATCTTGAAAGAAATTGTGATCACAATCAGGCGCTTTCAAAACCAATTCATTTGGATAGTCAGTCTCTTGCAGAAATAGAGCCTGGTGTTGCTGAGCGCTTTACCCAAGGCCTCTATCTTCCCAATGAAGGCCAACTCGATAATCGCCAACTGCTCGAGGCTTTGTTAGTTGAGTTGACTTTAATGAAGGTGCCTTGTCATTGGAGTCAAGCTGCCGATCCTGAGCAACTGCGCACTCATAAAAATGGTTTTGATTGGGTTATCGATTGTCGTGGGCTCGGTGCTAAAGTTTCTTGGGAGCATGCTGGTAACTCCGCTAGAGATTTACGAGGAGTGCGTGGTGAAGTGATTCGCTTACATGCCCCTGAAGTAAAGCTGCGTCGCCCGACTCGCTTAATTCATCCGCGCTATCCAATTTATATTGCCCCTAAAGAAGATGATGTCTACGTTGTTGGTGCAACTGAAATTGAATCTGAAGATCTCTCTCCAATGAGTGTGCGCTCCGCCCTGGAATTACTGAGCGCGGTGTATACCGTCCATAGCGGCTTTGCTGAAGCGCGTATTTTAGAAATGGCAACGCAATGTCGCCCTACGCTCAAAGATAATTTGCCGGAGATTTCTGTTGATCGAAAACCAAATCAAGCTGGTCTGATGATGATTAATGGACTCTATCGACATGGTTTTATGATCTCACCAGCGATCCTGGACTGTGCATTAGAAATATTAGATTGTGGCTCTTGCAGCATCGCAATCGACTTAGGTCTTCAGGTGACAGCTTCTGCTGATCAGGAGCTCAGCACATGCACATAA
- the thiD gene encoding bifunctional hydroxymethylpyrimidine kinase/phosphomethylpyrimidine kinase produces the protein MKTSTPSSVQIPKVLTIAGSDSGGGAGIQADLKVITALGGYGMTVITAITAQNTLGVTRIQDIDLDVVEAQIDAVFMDIGVDIVKIGMLASPEIVRTVASALKRHGAKRIVLDPVLRATSGASLGGDDTAQAMIKELFPMASLITPNMEEAGLLLGREIQGANDFKVAAQELLDMGPQAVLIKGGHLDASHTQLTDFLMWRTIEDGLEVVQSKEFKHYRVNTLNTHGTGCSLSSAIATYLADGHDLSHAVAKAISYVEAGLEKGRFLSIGEGPGPLWHMHDFYPTALPEEEGKY, from the coding sequence ATGAAAACATCTACTCCCAGTTCTGTACAGATCCCTAAAGTATTGACCATCGCCGGCTCCGATAGTGGTGGTGGCGCAGGCATTCAGGCCGACCTCAAAGTCATTACAGCCCTGGGTGGATATGGAATGACGGTCATCACGGCTATTACTGCACAGAATACTTTGGGTGTGACTCGTATTCAGGATATTGATCTTGATGTGGTTGAGGCTCAAATCGATGCAGTATTTATGGATATTGGGGTGGATATTGTGAAGATCGGCATGTTGGCCAGCCCAGAAATCGTTCGCACTGTGGCATCGGCTCTCAAGCGCCATGGTGCTAAAAGAATCGTCTTGGATCCTGTACTCAGAGCTACTTCAGGCGCCAGTCTTGGTGGAGACGATACCGCTCAGGCCATGATTAAAGAGCTGTTTCCAATGGCAAGCTTAATTACTCCTAATATGGAAGAAGCGGGCTTGTTATTGGGTCGTGAGATCCAAGGAGCTAATGACTTCAAGGTGGCAGCACAAGAGTTGCTGGATATGGGTCCTCAGGCAGTCTTGATCAAAGGTGGACATCTGGATGCTAGCCATACTCAGCTGACAGATTTTCTGATGTGGCGAACTATTGAAGATGGGCTTGAGGTGGTTCAATCTAAAGAATTTAAGCACTACCGTGTTAACACGCTTAACACCCATGGCACTGGCTGCTCACTATCGTCTGCTATCGCGACTTATTTAGCAGATGGTCACGATCTTTCTCATGCAGTTGCTAAAGCAATTTCTTATGTTGAGGCGGGGCTCGAGAAAGGCCGCTTTTTAAGTATTGGTGAGGGTCCAGGACCTTTATGGCACATGCATGATTTTTACCCAACTGCATTGCCAGAAGAAGAGGGCAAGTATTAA
- a CDS encoding thiamine phosphate synthase codes for MSLVRDLADQIVAAHVQEDLRLPIPTYSMSSPPPKIDNEHAADHYELAGALASIEMGFIECDAKVLGKAWSRMAHQDGGFNPSKWPSRPEHFDLLPWTRNMNPNAFAECPQRLGLYAVMPDADWVKRAIEAEVPTVQLRLKSDDRRLIRKQIVQSVEAVKGSKTLLFINDFWQEAIEADAYGVHLGQEDLEVADIDAIRSAGLRLGLSTHGYAEMVYADRFCPSYVAMGAVFATNLKKMATAPQGLGRLYKYAQLMSHYPLVAIGGIDESSIHAVAQSGVGSVAVVRAINGSSDPKAAVKRLQELMKT; via the coding sequence ATGAGCTTAGTACGCGACCTTGCAGATCAAATAGTTGCAGCCCATGTACAGGAAGATCTGCGCTTACCGATCCCAACGTACAGCATGTCATCGCCCCCACCAAAAATTGATAATGAACATGCTGCCGATCACTATGAGCTAGCAGGTGCACTTGCATCGATTGAGATGGGCTTTATCGAATGTGATGCCAAAGTATTGGGCAAGGCATGGTCACGCATGGCTCATCAAGATGGCGGCTTTAATCCATCCAAATGGCCCTCTAGGCCCGAGCATTTTGATTTACTCCCTTGGACGCGCAATATGAACCCCAATGCTTTTGCCGAGTGTCCTCAGCGCTTGGGTTTATATGCAGTCATGCCCGATGCTGATTGGGTAAAGCGCGCTATTGAGGCCGAAGTGCCAACGGTACAACTGCGCCTCAAATCAGATGATCGTAGACTGATTCGTAAACAAATTGTGCAATCTGTTGAGGCAGTCAAAGGCAGCAAGACTTTGCTCTTTATTAACGACTTTTGGCAAGAAGCAATTGAAGCCGATGCCTACGGTGTTCATCTAGGGCAAGAAGATTTAGAAGTGGCAGACATAGATGCGATTCGGTCTGCAGGCCTGCGCTTAGGTCTTAGTACTCACGGCTATGCTGAGATGGTTTATGCAGATCGTTTCTGCCCGAGTTATGTCGCCATGGGTGCAGTCTTTGCAACCAATCTGAAAAAGATGGCTACCGCTCCCCAAGGCTTGGGGCGTTTATATAAGTATGCTCAATTGATGAGCCACTATCCTTTAGTAGCTATTGGCGGCATTGATGAAAGTAGTATTCATGCGGTGGCACAGAGCGGTGTTGGCTCGGTTGCGGTTGTCAGGGCAATCAATGGATCTAGTGATCCAAAGGCAGCTGTGAAGCGACTGCAAGAACTCATGAAAACCTAA
- a CDS encoding MFS transporter — protein sequence MTAQSSPSNILTLKNLLIFGGLMVTFSMGIRHGFGLFNLPITSANGWGRETFALTIALQNLIWGAVQPITGALADRYGALKIMIAGGALYALGLAGMAISTDALSFAFAGGLLIGLAQTATTYSVVYGILGRNVAPEKRVWAMGITAAAGSFGQFLMIPVEQGLLSNFGANDALLVLALMASLMIPIAFMLREPNAANMQQGSNQTIKEALKEAMGNPSFRLLTLGYFVCGFQVVFIAVHLAPYLKDLSNMYPDVGAPFVATTALALIGLFNIFGTYGAGILGQRFPKRYLLSGIYISRSVAIIAFVYLPLSPTTTYIFAAIMGFLWLSTIPLTNAIVAQIFGVKYLSMLSGLVFFSHQLGSFCGAYFGGYLFDRTGSYLIVWNIAIALGVFAFLINFPVKERAIHRLATA from the coding sequence ATGACAGCGCAATCTAGCCCATCTAACATCCTCACGCTGAAGAATCTACTGATCTTTGGCGGGCTGATGGTGACTTTTTCCATGGGTATACGCCATGGATTTGGACTCTTTAACCTACCCATCACTTCCGCCAATGGTTGGGGTCGTGAAACTTTTGCTCTGACCATTGCCCTCCAGAATTTAATTTGGGGCGCTGTTCAACCTATTACTGGGGCATTGGCTGATCGTTACGGTGCACTCAAAATTATGATTGCTGGGGGTGCGCTGTATGCACTCGGTTTAGCCGGTATGGCGATCTCTACCGATGCTCTGAGTTTTGCATTTGCAGGTGGATTGCTAATCGGTCTTGCGCAAACTGCAACCACCTATAGTGTGGTGTATGGCATCTTAGGTCGTAATGTTGCTCCTGAAAAAAGAGTCTGGGCAATGGGCATCACTGCAGCAGCTGGATCATTCGGACAATTTTTAATGATTCCAGTTGAGCAAGGCTTGCTGTCAAACTTTGGTGCCAATGATGCGCTACTCGTGTTAGCGCTCATGGCAAGCCTCATGATTCCGATTGCGTTTATGTTGCGTGAACCCAATGCTGCGAATATGCAGCAAGGTAGCAATCAAACTATCAAAGAAGCTTTAAAAGAGGCGATGGGTAACCCCAGCTTTAGATTGCTTACTTTGGGTTATTTTGTTTGCGGTTTTCAGGTGGTATTTATTGCAGTTCATTTAGCGCCTTACCTAAAAGATTTATCTAATATGTATCCCGATGTTGGTGCCCCTTTTGTAGCAACTACCGCCCTTGCATTAATTGGACTATTTAATATTTTTGGAACCTATGGCGCCGGAATATTAGGTCAACGTTTTCCAAAGCGCTACCTCTTGTCAGGGATCTATATCAGCAGGTCTGTGGCGATCATCGCTTTTGTTTATCTGCCTCTGAGCCCAACTACTACCTATATCTTTGCAGCCATCATGGGCTTCTTGTGGCTCTCCACCATCCCATTAACCAATGCCATCGTTGCACAGATTTTTGGCGTGAAATACCTCTCTATGCTCTCGGGTCTCGTATTCTTCTCTCATCAGCTTGGCAGCTTCTGCGGAGCTTATTTTGGCGGCTACCTGTTTGATCGCACCGGCTCCTATCTGATCGTTTGGAATATTGCGATTGCCTTAGGTGTGTTTGCATTCTTAATTAATTTTCCAGTAAAAGAACGGGCAATTCATCGCCTTGCTACTGCTTAA